Proteins from one Camelina sativa cultivar DH55 chromosome 8, Cs, whole genome shotgun sequence genomic window:
- the LOC104705831 gene encoding probable mitochondrial-processing peptidase subunit beta, mitochondrial isoform X1, giving the protein MAIKQLLTLARRSQISLCLNQAIRLASSAVAAVSPFTTPVTSSPFPLPQVMPYDNAAEAVKSKLKKLENPDLRFLRYASPHPILASHDDHILSSPETRVTTLANGLRGATESDLSAKTATVGVWIDAGSRFESDSTNGTAHFLEHMLFKGTERRSRRELEEEIENIGGQLNAYTSREHITLYAKVLDSNVNQALDILADMFQNSEFNEARINQERGMILREMQEVEGQTQEVVLDHLHASAFQHTTLGRTILGPADNIKSITRDDLQNFIKTHFTAHRTVIAAAGAVTHEEIVEQVKKLFTNVSSDSTSTSQLVAKEPANFTGSEVRMIDDGLPLAQFAIAFEGASWTDPDSVALMVMQTMLGSWNKSVGGGKHMGSELAQKVATNEIAESIMTFNNNYKDTGLFGIYAVAKPDCLDDLAHAIMYAITKLAYRVSEDDVTRARNQLKSSLLLNLNGTTPVAEDIGRQLLTYGRRIPTAELFARIDAVDASTIGHVANKYIYDKVRHGYLSHWSNPRITRLQLVQTQNLLETLRAFLTSPDSFTHLFILFFFF; this is encoded by the exons ATGGCGATTAAGCAGTTACTGACCTTGGCTCGAAGGTCACAGATAAGTTTATGTCTCAATCAAGCTATACGATTGGCTTCATCAGCCGTAGCTGCTGTGTCTCCGTTCACAACTCCGGTAACTTCTTCTCCCTTTCCGCTGCCGCAAGTTATGCCTTACGACAACGCGGCGGAAGCTGTGAAATCGAAGCTGAAGAAGCTCGAGAATCCTGATTTAAGATTCCTCAGATACGCTTCGCCGCACCCGATACTTGCCTCGCACGACGATCATATCTTGTCTTCCCCTGAGACTCGTGTCACAACTTTAGCCAATGGTCTCCGTGGCGCCACTGAGTCTGACCTCTCGGCCAAAACCGCCACCGTCGGAGTCTGGATTGACGCCGGATCGCGTTTTGAGTCGGATTCTACAAACGGTACGGCTCATTTTCTGGAGCATATGCTTTTCAAAGGCACGGAGAGGCGCAGCAGGAGAGAATTGGAGGAAGAAATCGAGAACATTGGAGGTCAGTTAAACGCGTATACATCGAGGGAACATATCACATTGTACgctaaggtgttggattcgaATGTGAACCAGGCGTTGGATATATTAGCTGATATGTTTCAGAATTCTGAGTTCAACGAAGCAAGAATCAACCAGGAGCGAGGTATGATTTTGAGGGAAATGCAGGAG GTTGAGGGACAAACGCAGGAAGTTGTGCTTGACCATTTGCATGCAAGTGCTTTCCAACACACAACTCTGGGAAGAACTATCTTGGGACCTGCTGATAATATCAAATCGATCACTAGGGATGATCTTCAGAACTTTATAAAGACTCACTTCACAGCTCACAGAACT GTGATTGCTGCTGCAGGAGCTGTCACACACGAGGAGATTGTTGAGCAAGTGAAGAAATTATTTACGAATGTTTCGTCTGATTCAACATCCACTTCTCAATTGGTTGCCAAGGAACCTGCCAATTTTACAGGCTCTGAG GTCCGTATGATTGATGATGGCCTACCCTTGGCACAATTTGCCATTGCGTTTGAGGGAGCATCTTGGACAGATCCGGATTCTGTTGCACTTATGGTTATGCAAACTATGCTGGGATCATGGAATAAAAGTGTTGGTGGGGGCAAACACATGGG CTCTGAGCTGGCCCAGAAGGTTGCGACTAATGAAATAGCTGAGAGCATAATGACTTTCAACAACAACTATAAGGATACTGGTCTTTTTGGCATTTATGCTGTTGCTAAG CCTGATTGCTTGGATGATCTAGCACATGCCATTATGTACGCGATAACCAAGCTAGCTTATAGGGTCTCAGAAGATGATGTGACACGGGCACGGAATCAG CTGAAGTCTTCATTGTTACTTAACTTAAATGGAACTACCCCAGTTGCTGAAGATATAGGTCGTCAG CTGCTAACATATGGTCGTAGAATCCCAACTGCCGAGTTATTTGCAAGGATTGACGCTGTTGATGCCAGCACCATTGGACATGTTGCGAACAAATACATTTATGACAAGGTTA GACATGGCTATCTCAGCCATTGGTCCAATCCAAGAATTACCAGACTACAACTGGTTCAGACGCAGAACCTACTGGAAACGCTACGAGCCTTCCTAACTTCCCCTGATTCTTTCACACACCtttttatactctttttttttttttaa
- the LOC104705832 gene encoding biotin carboxyl carrier protein of acetyl-CoA carboxylase 2, chloroplastic: MASLSVPCAPNRQVCSLPGISTRRWQQQPSGLSFPSGVSQTHSTIWRLRATTNEVVSNSSPLTNGGYLNGKAKTNVTEPAELSEFMAKVSGLLKLVDSRDIVELELKQLDCEIVIRKKEALQQAAPPAPVYHSMPPLMADLPMPPAQSVAPPPPTPASTSATAKPTTAPSPSQPPLKSPMAGTFYRSPGPGEPPFVKVGDKVQKGQVVCIIEAMKLMNEIEAEKSGTITELLAEDGKPVSVDTPLFVIVS; this comes from the exons ATGGCGTCATTGTCAGTACCCTGTGCCCCGAACCGGCAGGTTTGTTCTCTTCCTGGAATCTCTACCCGACGATGGCAGCAGCAACCCAGTGGCCTCTCCTTTCCCTCCGGTGTATCTCAG ACTCATTCTACAATCTGGAGGTTGCGTGCAACAACCAACGAG GTTGTTTCGAACTCTAGCCCTTTGACTAATGGTGGGTATCTTAACGGAAAAGCCAAAACCAATGTTACCGAACCCGCCGAGCTCTCTGAATTTATGGCTAAAGTCTCAGGTCTTCTTAA GCTTGTGGATTCAAGAGACATAGTGGAACTTGAACTGAAGCAGCTCGACTGTGAGATCGTTATTCGAAAGAAGGAAGCTTTACAGCAAGCTGCACCCCCGGCTCCAGTGTACCACTCAATGCCTCCTCTAATGGCAGACCTTCCAATGCCTCCAGCTCAGTCAGTGGCTCCTCCACCTCCTACCCCCGCCTCAACCTCTGCAACAGCAAAACCAACAACCGCCCCGTCCCCGTCTCAACCTCCACTCAAGAGTCCTATGGCTGGTACTTTCTACAGATCTCCTGGACCCGGTGAACCTCCTTTTGTCAAG GTTGGAGATAAGGTGCAGAAGGGTCAAGTTGTTTGCATTATCGAAGCTATGAAACTGATGAACGAGATTGAG GCTGAGAAGTCAGGAACCATCACTGAGTTACTGGCTGAAGATGGGAAACCAGTCAGCGTTGACACG CCTCTGTTTGTTATCGTATCTTGA
- the LOC104705828 gene encoding protein WVD2-like 4: protein MESSLTLKNGKPGTPVKDRSKFLQSKVQDTSRSLENSNPNISSPAKSKSAKKPSAQKNQSPKNPKNHPTQAAVFSPRNRIRERKFVVVSKKNSKKGKKDQAVAEIDCKCGERKKGNMKCVCVAYETLRASQEEFFKKRIESEEGKGDLEECCNLGDGDESGEPEKIGVSTMKRSRAKVVEEARQSVPVSGKVMNLVEAFEKLTCFSNSKTANKNEEKETEEDMKKPVKPKFLEGEKEQNPWSSSFCPSELVLTAKNLGLDPNASVSSSWDSTRGSGLSGSSNAGRRSRRNSLDSSTTMGSRRSKKKQVKVTSLKPFKLRTEQRGKMKEEEFAKKLHEITMEEEKMRIPIAQGLPWTTDEPECLVKPHWKDITRPVDLMLHSDVRAVERAEFDYQVAEKMSVIEQYKMERERQQKLAEEEEIRRLRKELVPKAQPMPYFDRPFIPRRSSKHPTAPRDPKFHIPQHKKIRCCSSSSWSETGSCMSDFQYLFL from the exons ATGGAGTCGTCGTTGACATTGAAGAATGGGAAACCAGGGACTCCGGTGAAGGATCGGAGCAAGTTTCTTCAATCCAAGGTTCAAGATACTTCCAGATCTTTGGAGAATTCAAACCCTAACATTTCGAGTCCGGCTAAATCGAAATCTGCTAAGAAACCATCGGCGCAGAAGAATCAGAGCCCGAAGAACCCTAAGAACCACCCTACCCAGGCGGCGGTTTTCTCTCCCCGGAATCGGATCAGAGAGAGGAAGTTTGTTGTGGTGTCGAAGAAGAATTCGAAGAAAGGGAAGAAGGATCAAGCGGTTGCAGAGATCGATTGTAAATGCGGAGAGAGGAAGAAGGGGAACATGAAGTGTGTTTGTGTAGCGTATGAGACGCTTCGTGCTTCTCAAGAGGAGTTTTTCAAAAAACGAATTGAATCGGAGGAGGGAAAGGGAGATTTGGAGGAATGTTGTAAtcttggagatggagatgaatCAGGGGAGCCGGAGAAAATTGGGGTTTCTACAATGAAGAGGTCAAGGGCTAAGGTGGTGGAAGAAGCACGGCAGAGTGTGCCTGTTTCTGGTAAAGTGATGAATCTTGTTGAAGCGTTTGAGAAACTCACTTGCTTTAGTAATTCAAAGACAGCTAACAAGAATGAAGAGAAGGAAACAGAAGAGGATATGAAGAAGCCGGTGAAACCTAAGTTCTTGGAGGGTGAGAAAGAGCAAAACCCGTGGAGTTCTTCGTTTTGTCCATCTGAATTGGTATTAACTGCTAAGAATCTCGGGTTAGACCCCAATGCCTCTGTTTCTTCGTCTTGGGACAGCACACGCGGCAG TGGTTTGAGTGGGAGTTCAAATGCTGGCcggagaagcagaagaaat AGCCTGGACTCATCTACTACAATGGGAAGtagaagatcaaagaagaagcaggTTAAGGTCACTTCGTTGAAGCCGTTTAAGCTTAGAACTGAg CAAAGAGGTAAAATGAAAGAGGAGGAGTTTGCAAAAAAGCTTCATGAAATAACCATGGAGGAAGAAAAGATGAGAATCCCCATTGCTCAAGGCCTTCCATGGACAACCGATGAACCTGAG TGTCTAGTTAAGCCTCATTGGAAAGATATCACAAGACCAGTCGACTTGATGCTCCACTCAGATGTCCGGGCAGTAGAACGAGCAGAATTTGATTACCAG GTTGCCGAGAAGATGAGCGTCATTGAGCAATATAAAATGGAAAGAGAAAGACAACAAAAG CTggcggaggaagaagagataagaAGGCTGAGGAAAGAATTGGTCCCAAAAGCACAACCAATGCCATACTTTGATCGACCATTCATTCCAAGAAG GTCGAGCAAACATCCAACTGCACCACGAGATCCCAAGTTTCACATACCACAACACAAGAAGATCAGATGTTGCAGTTCATCTTCTTGGAGTGAAACTGGCTCCTGCATGAGCGATTTCCAATATCTGTTTCTCTAA
- the LOC104705831 gene encoding probable mitochondrial-processing peptidase subunit beta, mitochondrial isoform X2 yields the protein MAIKQLLTLARRSQISLCLNQAIRLASSAVAAVSPFTTPVTSSPFPLPQVMPYDNAAEAVKSKLKKLENPDLRFLRYASPHPILASHDDHILSSPETRVTTLANGLRGATESDLSAKTATVGVWIDAGSRFESDSTNGTAHFLEHMLFKGTERRSRRELEEEIENIGGQLNAYTSREHITLYAKVLDSNVNQALDILADMFQNSEFNEARINQERGMILREMQEVEGQTQEVVLDHLHASAFQHTTLGRTILGPADNIKSITRDDLQNFIKTHFTAHRTVIAAAGAVTHEEIVEQVKKLFTNVSSDSTSTSQLVAKEPANFTGSEVRMIDDGLPLAQFAIAFEGASWTDPDSVALMVMQTMLGSWNKSVGGGKHMGSELAQKVATNEIAESIMTFNNNYKDTGLFGIYAVAKPDCLDDLAHAIMYAITKLAYRVSEDDVTRARNQLKSSLLLNLNGTTPVAEDIGRQLLTYGRRIPTAELFARIDAVDASTIGHVANKYIYDKDMAISAIGPIQELPDYNWFRRRTYWKRYEPS from the exons ATGGCGATTAAGCAGTTACTGACCTTGGCTCGAAGGTCACAGATAAGTTTATGTCTCAATCAAGCTATACGATTGGCTTCATCAGCCGTAGCTGCTGTGTCTCCGTTCACAACTCCGGTAACTTCTTCTCCCTTTCCGCTGCCGCAAGTTATGCCTTACGACAACGCGGCGGAAGCTGTGAAATCGAAGCTGAAGAAGCTCGAGAATCCTGATTTAAGATTCCTCAGATACGCTTCGCCGCACCCGATACTTGCCTCGCACGACGATCATATCTTGTCTTCCCCTGAGACTCGTGTCACAACTTTAGCCAATGGTCTCCGTGGCGCCACTGAGTCTGACCTCTCGGCCAAAACCGCCACCGTCGGAGTCTGGATTGACGCCGGATCGCGTTTTGAGTCGGATTCTACAAACGGTACGGCTCATTTTCTGGAGCATATGCTTTTCAAAGGCACGGAGAGGCGCAGCAGGAGAGAATTGGAGGAAGAAATCGAGAACATTGGAGGTCAGTTAAACGCGTATACATCGAGGGAACATATCACATTGTACgctaaggtgttggattcgaATGTGAACCAGGCGTTGGATATATTAGCTGATATGTTTCAGAATTCTGAGTTCAACGAAGCAAGAATCAACCAGGAGCGAGGTATGATTTTGAGGGAAATGCAGGAG GTTGAGGGACAAACGCAGGAAGTTGTGCTTGACCATTTGCATGCAAGTGCTTTCCAACACACAACTCTGGGAAGAACTATCTTGGGACCTGCTGATAATATCAAATCGATCACTAGGGATGATCTTCAGAACTTTATAAAGACTCACTTCACAGCTCACAGAACT GTGATTGCTGCTGCAGGAGCTGTCACACACGAGGAGATTGTTGAGCAAGTGAAGAAATTATTTACGAATGTTTCGTCTGATTCAACATCCACTTCTCAATTGGTTGCCAAGGAACCTGCCAATTTTACAGGCTCTGAG GTCCGTATGATTGATGATGGCCTACCCTTGGCACAATTTGCCATTGCGTTTGAGGGAGCATCTTGGACAGATCCGGATTCTGTTGCACTTATGGTTATGCAAACTATGCTGGGATCATGGAATAAAAGTGTTGGTGGGGGCAAACACATGGG CTCTGAGCTGGCCCAGAAGGTTGCGACTAATGAAATAGCTGAGAGCATAATGACTTTCAACAACAACTATAAGGATACTGGTCTTTTTGGCATTTATGCTGTTGCTAAG CCTGATTGCTTGGATGATCTAGCACATGCCATTATGTACGCGATAACCAAGCTAGCTTATAGGGTCTCAGAAGATGATGTGACACGGGCACGGAATCAG CTGAAGTCTTCATTGTTACTTAACTTAAATGGAACTACCCCAGTTGCTGAAGATATAGGTCGTCAG CTGCTAACATATGGTCGTAGAATCCCAACTGCCGAGTTATTTGCAAGGATTGACGCTGTTGATGCCAGCACCATTGGACATGTTGCGAACAAATACATTTATGACAAG GACATGGCTATCTCAGCCATTGGTCCAATCCAAGAATTACCAGACTACAACTGGTTCAGACGCAGAACCTACTGGAAACGCTACGAGCCTTCCTAA
- the LOC104709150 gene encoding uncharacterized protein LOC104709150, which translates to MQRVANRSIIAEKEAAKFTKKARKELEKSCEEAQYCALISSTGGEYEIVEFGIGYTLNLNNRECACRKWDLTGIPCRHAVCAIRELNLEVEDYISNYYLSEKWKGTYRRGLRPVNGVKFWEDSGKPRIVAPPYKRPAGRPKGKARIKGLNESPRKKKSETKVDRKGRIVHCGLCGEQGHNSRKCPHESPESRAKRRKLMVTPLLEAQD; encoded by the exons ATGCAAAGGGTTGCCAATAGGTCTATTATTGCTGAAAAAGAAGCtgcaaaattcacaaaaaaggCAAGGAAAGAGCTGGAAAAATCTTGTGAAGAAGCGCAATATTGTGCATTGATTTCTAGCACCGGTGGAGAATATGAGATTGTTGAGTTCGGGATTGGATACACCCTCAACTTGAACAATCGTGAATGTGCATGCAGAAAATGGGATTTGACGGGTATACCTTGTCGTCATGCTGTGTGTGCAATCAGAGAACTCAATCTGGAAGTGGAAGactatatatcaaattattacTTGAGTGAGAAATGGAAGGGAACATATAGAAGAGGCTTGAGGCCTGTTAATGGAGTTAAGTTTTGGGAAGATTCTGGTAAACCAAGAATTGTTGCACCTCCTTATAAACGACCTGCAGGGAGACCTAAGGGAAAAGCTAGGATCAAGGGGCTTAATGAATCACCACGCAAAAAAAAGTCTGAGACGAAGGTTGATCGAAAAGGAAGAATAGTGCATTGTGGTCTATGTGGTGAACAAGGACATAATTCAAGAAAGTGTCCTCATGAG tctcCGGAGAGCAGGGCAAAGAGAAGGAAGCTTATGGTGACTCCTCTATTGGAAGCTCAAGATTAA
- the LOC104705829 gene encoding 40S ribosomal protein S19-2 gives MATGKTVKDVSPHDFVKAYASHLKRSGKIELPLWTDIVKTGRLKELAPYDPDWYYIRAASMVRKIYLRGGLGVGAFRRIYGGSKRNGSRPPHFCKSSGGIARHILQQLDTISIVELDTKGGRRITSSGQRDLDQVAGRIAAES, from the exons ATGGCGACTGGTAAAACCGTAAAAGATGTTTCTCCTCACGATTTCGTGAAAGCTTACGCTTCTCACCTCAAGCGATCTGGAAAG ATCGAGCTACCTCTATGGACAGACATTGTGAAGACTGGTCGATTAAAGGAGCTTGCTCCATACGACCCTGATTGGTATTACATTAGAGctg CTTCTATGGTCAGGAAGATTTACTTGAGAGGTGGTCTTGGTGTTGGTGCTTTCCGAAGAATCTATGGTGGTAGCAAAAGAAATGGAAGCCGACCACCACATTTCTGTAAGAGTAGTGGCGGTATTGCTCGCCATATTCTCCAACAGTTGGACACTATAAGCATTGTCGAGCTCGACACTAAAGG AGGAAGGAGAATTACTTCAAGTGGTCAACGGGATTTGGATCAGGTTGCTGGCCGTATTGCAGCTGAATCATGA
- the LOC104705833 gene encoding uncharacterized protein LOC104705833, whose product MELTSESSSSMRSRSGVGQVCDCGLPAKMFISKTARNPNRRFLGCELYKEGGNGHCKYFSWVDEEEVKGWPRRALVEAQAEINEKNKIISQLSTTIMELKGDLERNQLQKKKIDDMEAIVSRQRLVITGLTGLLVCAIGVIVLG is encoded by the exons ATGGAATTAACATCGGAATCGTCTAGTAGCATGAGGAGCAGGTCTGGAGTCGGGCAAGTTTGTGATTGTGGATTGCCGGCGAAGATGTTCATCTCGAAAACGGCAAGAAATCCAAATCGAAGGTTCCTCGGGTGTGAGCTGTACAAG GAAGGTGGTAATGGTCACTGTAAGTACTTTAGTtgggttgatgaagaagaagtgaaaggcTGGCCGAGAAGAGCATTGGTTGAAGCTCAAGCAGAAATTAATGAGAAGAATAAGATAATAAGTCAACTATCAACGACAATCATGGAGCTGAAGGGGGATTTAGAGAGAAATcagttgcagaagaagaagattgatgatATGGAAGCAATTGTGTCTCGTCAACGCCTCGTTATCACGGGTTTGACAGGCTTGCTTGTTTGTGCAATTGGAGTCATCGTACTTGGTTAA